CGAAGACATCTGCGAAATCATGAAGGCCTATGACGTGGCCTTCTCGCTCGGCGACGGCCTGCGTCCCGGCTCGATCTACGACGCCAACGACGAAGCGCAACTCGGCGAACTGAAGACGCTCGGCGAACTCACGCAGATCGCGTGGAAGCACGACGTGCAGACCATGATCGAAGGCCCGGGCCACGTGCCGATGCAGCTCATCAAGGAGAACATGGACCTGCAACTGGAATGGTGTGACGAAGCGCCGTTCTACACGCTGGGACCGCTCACCACCGATATCGCGCCGGGCTACGACCACATCACGTCGGGTATCGGCGCCGCGATGATCGGCTGGTTCGGCACGGCCATGCTCTGCTACGTCACGCCGAAGGAGCACCTTGGGCTTCCGAACAAGGACGACGTCAAGACCGGCATCATCACCTACAAGCTCGCCGCGCACGCCGCCGATCTGGCGAAGGGCCATCCGGGCGCGCAGGTGCGTGACAACGCGCTCTCCAAGGCGCGCTTCGAGTTCCGTTGGGAAGACCAGTTCAACCTCGGTCTCGATCCGGACAAGGCGCGCGAATTCCACGACGAAACACTGCCGAAGGATTCGGCCAAGGTCGCGCATTTCTGCTCGATGTGCGGCCCGCACTTCTGCTCGATGAAGATCACGCAGGACGTGCGCGAGTTCGCCGCGCAACAAGGCGTCACCGACGACGAAGCGCTGAAGAAAGGCATGGAAGTGAAGTCGATCGAGTTCATGAAGAAAGGCGCTGAGATTTATCAGCGGCAGTAAGGTTCGGGTCGCGGATCGGGCGTCGTTGTTACGCCACCCGATCCGCCAGACCTCTGCATTGCAGCAACGAAGCCCGCCACTGGCGGGCTTTTGCGTTTACGCGATCCGGGCACGCCGCGTGCTGAACGAAGGGAAACACTGGATTACGAAACCCTTGGTTCGCTGACAACCGCACACGTCCGGATACGGGATGCGGCGATCACATCAAATGCACGGGCCGGACTACTGCCAGCCATCACTACTGGAGTCAACAACATGAAATCGATACGTCAAATCGGTACGTTCGCGGCCATCGTGGCCGTCGCGGTGAGCCTTGCCGCGTGTGACGACATGAGCCGTCAGGGGCGCGACACGGCAGTCGGCGCGGGTTTGGGCGGCGCGGCGGGCGCGGTGGTCGGCGGCAATGCGTTGTCGACCATCGGCGGCGCGGCGGCGGGCGGCGTCATTGGTCATGAGGTGGGCAAGTAGAGCGTACGGCAACCCATCGCGCTAGGGTTTATGCATGACGCAAGCGTCGGTTGAATGATGCCCGGCCGACAAATAACCCGGTCGGCAGCTGTTGGACACGACGGGCAATGCGTGTTCCATTCGCATAGCGAAGTGCGCTGCAATGAGGTGAAATAAGCCGTTACGGTTTTGCAATC
The nucleotide sequence above comes from Paraburkholderia aromaticivorans. Encoded proteins:
- a CDS encoding glycine zipper 2TM domain-containing protein; translation: MKSIRQIGTFAAIVAVAVSLAACDDMSRQGRDTAVGAGLGGAAGAVVGGNALSTIGGAAAGGVIGHEVGK